In Sorghum bicolor cultivar BTx623 chromosome 8, Sorghum_bicolor_NCBIv3, whole genome shotgun sequence, one genomic interval encodes:
- the LOC8070334 gene encoding pentatricopeptide repeat-containing protein At3g20730: MKPAAGAWTLLRLRLRLGNASTAARAPSVFSALANCSTAAAATTLAADPFAIANALSAAAASASSSMSAGLSLHASTIKLGVSADTFTANHLLIYYAKRGHLGSALDVFDETPRRNLVTWTAMVSAAVRGGAPDLGLALLSSMVRSGFCPNEFALASALGACCQSAAAADVKLGLSLHGLAVKAGGLDGNPYVGSSLMLLYAKHGRVAAVERVFAGISSSSRDVACWNTMLEGYVATGRGYDVMRTVVLMHHSGIAADLFTYISAVKASSITCDLNFGRQVHGLVIHSEFESNTSVMNTLMDMYFKAGQKEAAVVIFGKIQWKDTVSWNTMISGLAHDEDERAAADCFFDMSRYGCKPNQVTFSVMLRLSGAKESASLGLQILGLAYRHGYSDNVLVANAVINMLSQCGLLGCAYGFFCNLSVRNVVTWNEMIAGYGLHGCSEDAMRLFRSLVCFGARPDEFTYPAVLSAFQQDHDARNHEQIHACVLKQGFASCQFVSTSLIKAKVALGSVLDPLKIIEEAGKMDLVSWGVTISAFVKHDLDKEALFLFNLFRVDCPEKPDEFILGTILNACANAALIRQCRCIHALVVRTGHSKHFCVSSALVDAYAKCGDITAAKSTFAEVSSVTDDAILYNTMLTAYANHGLIHEVLSLYQDMTQLQLAPTPATFIAVISACSHLGLVEQGKLLFSSMLSAHGMNPTRANYTCLIDLLARRGLLEEAKGVIEAMPFQPWPAVWRSLMNGCRIHGNKELGLLAAEQILTMAPNSDGAYVSLSHVYAEDGDWQSAEDTRRKMAENQAQKPQGYSSVEI, from the coding sequence ATGAAACCCGCAGCAGGAGCATGGACAttgctccgcctccgcctccgcctcggcAATGCCTCCACCGCCGCGAGAGCACCCTCCGTGTTCTCCGCACTCGCCAACTGCAGcaccgccgctgccgccacCACTCTCGCCGCGGACCCCTTCGCCATCGCGAACGccctctccgccgccgccgcgtcggcGTCGTCGTCCATGTCCGCGGGGTTGAGCCTCCACGCGTCCACCATAAAGCTCGGCGTGTCAGCCGACACCTTCACCGCGAACCACCTCCTCATCTACTACGCCAAACGCGGGCACCTCGGCAGCGCGCTGGACGTGTTCGACGAAACGCCGCGCCGTAACCTCGTCACCTGGACGGCCATGGTGTCCGCCGCTGTGCGGGGCGGCGCGCCTGACCTGGGGCTCGCGCTCTTATCCTCCATGGTCAGGAGCGGGTTCTGCCCCAACGAGTTTGCGCTGGCTAGCGCACTCGGCGCTTGCTGCCAGTCCGCGGCGGCAGCGGATGTGAAGCTCGGCCTCTCCCTTCATGGCCTCGCCGTCAAAGCTGGCGGCCTGGATGGCAATCCTTACGTGGGGAGCTCGCTGATGCTGCTATATGCCAAGCACGGGCGTGTTGCTGCTGTGGAGCGAGTGTTTGCAGGCATATCTTCAAGTTCTAGAGACGTGGCGTGCTGGAACACAATGCTGGAGGGCTACGTCGCCACTGGCCGTGGGTATGATGTGATGAGGACAGTGGTTCTGATGCATCATTCTGGAATAGCAGCTGACTTGTTCACCTACATTTCGGCTgtgaaggcttcctcgatcaccTGCGATTTGAATTTCGGACGGCAGGTTCATGGCCTCGTCATCCACAGCGAGTTTGAGTCCAATACTTCAGTGATGAACACACTCATGGATATGTATTTCAAAGCAGGACAGAAGGAAGCTGCCGTTGTTATCTTTGGTAAGATTCAGTGGAAGGATACTGTTTCTTGGAACACAATGATATCAGGCCTCGCACACGATGAGGATGAGAGGGCAGCTGCGGACTGCTTTTTCGACATGTCACGATATGGCTGCAAACCTAATCAAGTAACGTTCTCTGTCATGCTGAGGCTGAGTGGTGCTAAAGAGAGTGCCTCCCTCGGTCTTCAGATCCTTGGACTTGCCTACCGCCATGGCTACTCTGACAATGTTCTTGTAGCAAATGCAGTCATCAACATGCTCTCACAGTGTGGGCTGCTCGGCTGTGCTTATGGCTTCTTCTGTAATCTCAGTGTCAGAAACGTTGTGACATGGAATGAGATGATTGCAGGCTATGGTCTGCACGGCTGTTCTGAAGATGCAATGAGGCTCTTCCGCAGCTTGGtttgcttcggggcaagaccaGATGAGTTCACCTATCCAGCTGTTCTGTCTGCCTTCCAACAAGATCATGATGCAAGGAACCATGAGCAAATCCACGCATGTGTTCTGAAACAGGGGTTCGCTTCATGCCAGTTCGTGTCGACCTCACTTATCAAAGCAAAAGTCGCCCTTGGCTCAGTTCTAGATCCACTGAAAATCATCGAGGAAGCTGGCAAGATGGATTTAGTATCATGGGGAGTCACCATCTCTGCATTCGTGAAGCATGACTTGGATAAAGAGGCCCTGTTTCTCTTCAACTTGTTCAGAGTTGACTGCCCAGAGAAGCCTGATGAGTTCATCCTGGGTACCATCCTGAATGCCTGTGCAAACGCTGCATTGATTAGGCAGTGCAGGTGCATCCATGCGCTCGTTGTCAGGACAGGGCACAGCAAGCACTTCTGTGTATCGAGTGCTTTGGTTGATGCCTATGCAAAATGCGGTGATATTACTGCTGCCAAAAGCACATTTGCTGAAGTTTCATCTGTGACCGATGACGCCATACTGTACAACACCATGCTGACAGCTTATGCCAACCATGGTCTGATCCATGAAGTCCTCAGCCTCTACCAAGATATGACACAGCTTCAGTTGGCTCCAACACCAGCTACGTTCATTGCTGTCATCTCAGCTTGCAGTCACCTTGGGCTAGTTGAGCAGGGAAAGCTTCTGTTCAGCTCCATGCTGTCTGCGCACGGCATGAATCCGACAAGGGCCAATTACACGTGCCTAATTGACCTCCTGGCGCGAAGAGGGCTCCTTGAAGAAGCAAAAGGCGTTATCGAGGCAATGCCGTTCCAGCCATGGCCTGCAGTATGGAGGTCACTAATGAACGGTTGCCGGATCCATGGGAACAAAGAACTCGGTCTGCTTGCAGCAGAACAGATCCTAACAATGGCACCAAACAGTGATGGCGCATATGTGTCGCTGTCACATGTCTATGCTGAAGATGGAGATTGGCAGTCTGCAGAGGACACCAGGCGGAAGATGGCTGAGAATCAAGCGCAGAAGCCGCAAGGTTACAGCAGTGTCGAGATCTAG